The Bubalus bubalis isolate 160015118507 breed Murrah chromosome 16, NDDB_SH_1, whole genome shotgun sequence genome window below encodes:
- the LOC123464990 gene encoding histone H2B type 2-E-like gives MLEPAKSAPTPKKGSKKAVTKAQKKDGKKRKRSCKESYSVYVYKVLKQVHPDTGISSKAIGIMNSFVNDIFEHITGEASHLAHYNKRSTITSREIQTTVRLLLPGELAKHAMSEGTKAVTKYTSSK, from the coding sequence ATGCTTGAACCGGCTAAGTCTGCTCCTACCCCTAAAAAGGGCtctaaaaaagctgtgaccaaggcccagaagaaggaTGGCAAGAAGCGCAAGCGCAGCTGCAAGGAGAGCTACTCCGTGTACgtgtacaaggtgctgaagcaagtcCATCCGGACACCGGCATCTCATCGAAGGCCATtggaatcatgaactcctttgtCAATGACATTTTCGAGCACATCACTGGCGAGGCATCTCACCTGGCACATTACAACAAGCGCtcaactatcacatccagggagatccagaccactgtgcgcttgctgctacctggggaaCTGGCCAAGCACGCCATGTCtgagggcactaaggctgtcaccaagtataccagctccaagtaa